A stretch of Procambarus clarkii isolate CNS0578487 chromosome 80, FALCON_Pclarkii_2.0, whole genome shotgun sequence DNA encodes these proteins:
- the LOC123750503 gene encoding dentin sialophosphoprotein-like, whose protein sequence is MTLLERHTNATFGYCAHWTRVSADKGGPSDKGGSSDKGDPSAKGGSSEKGDSSDKGGSSDKGDPSDKGGSSDKGGPSDNCGSSDKGDPSDKGGPSDNCGSSDKGDPSDKGGPSDNCGSSDKGDPSDKGVC, encoded by the exons ATGACGTTGCTTGAACGTCACACCAACGCCACTTttggatattgtgcccactgg ACAAGGGTGTCTGCTGACAAGGGTGGCCCTTCAGACAAGGGTGGCTCATCTGACAAGGGTGACCCTTCTGCCAAGGGTGGCTCATCTGAAAAGGGTGACTCTTCTGACAAGGGTGGTTCATCTGACAAGGGTGACCCTTCTGACAAGGGTGGCTCATCTGACAAGGGTGGCCCTTCAGACAATTGTGGCTCATCTGACAAGGGTGACCCTTCTGACAAGGGTGGCCCTTCAGACAATTGTGGCTCATCTGACAAGGGTGACCCTTCTGACAAGGGTGGCCCTTCAGACAATTGTGGCTCATCTGACAAGGGTGACCCTTCTGACAAGGGTGTCTGCTGA